A part of Aegilops tauschii subsp. strangulata cultivar AL8/78 chromosome 2, Aet v6.0, whole genome shotgun sequence genomic DNA contains:
- the LOC109741124 gene encoding uncharacterized protein, which translates to MRSLGRTSLCFHLALLLLLAVVTADDPSLADGGRLIDPKPSPKPTPKPMPQPNPKMPHPNPNPNPKPMTPAKPEPNPIPDPDAKPQPKPMPQPDPKPTPEKPNPKPQPGSLPVYSLDDIGSDRTNPKPDPQPNPRTNPAKPDPEVKPQPQPKPQPNPKPTPAKPEPKPRPGPSKPQPNPNPQPGPSKPKPPVYARRAASGKPLN; encoded by the coding sequence ATGAGGTCTCTCGGCCGCACTTCGCTGTGCTTTCACCTGGCCTTGCTTCTCCTCCTTGCCGTGGTCACGGCGGATGATCCTAGCCTCGCCGATGGAGGGAGGCTCATCGACCCCAAGCCTTCCCCGAAACCCACTCCAAAACCGATGCCCCAACCCAACCCTAAAATGCCGCACCCGAACCCGAACCCAAACCCAAAGCCCATGACTCCTGCAAAGCCGGAACCCAACCCAATTCCGGACCCAGATGCCAAGCCACAACCAAAGCCAATGCCTCAACCGGACCCAAAGCCAACTCCTGAAAAGCCAAATCCTAAACCTCAGCCAGGGTCATTGCCGGTGTATTCACTAGACGACATTGGTTCCGACAGGACGAACCCAAAGCCCGACCCGCAGCCCAACCCTAGGACAAACCCAGCAAAGCCGGACCCAGAAGTCAAGCCACAACCTCAGCCAAAACCCCAGCCAAACCCAAAACCCACTCCTGCAAAGCCGGAGCCTAAACCACGGCCAGGACCATCCAAGCCGCAGCCAAACCCCAACCCCCAGCCAGGACCGTCCAAGCCTAAGCCGCCGGTGTACGCACGTCGCGCTGCCTCCGGCAAGCCCCTCAACTGA